The following proteins are encoded in a genomic region of Raphanus sativus cultivar WK10039 unplaced genomic scaffold, ASM80110v3 Scaffold0677, whole genome shotgun sequence:
- the LOC130502715 gene encoding uncharacterized protein LOC130502715 has translation MGNYVSCALSKTTSSNSSSSSPAAKVILPDGGVRDINVQTKAAELMMEMPSHFLVDAKSLKIGRKLIPLSADDDLDVGGCHVYIAFPMTRVASAANASDMARLFMAGKKRLRSCDNRKVSPEEKEEDVRLITGTKLNLEDIEDFSAVEFMHRISVSKSKKPDLETIVEENVSL, from the coding sequence ATGGGCAACTACGTTTCATGCGCTCTAAGTAAAACGACTTCGTctaattcatcatcatcatcaccggCGGCCAAAGTGATTCTACCGGACGGTGGAGTGCGTGACATCAACGTTCAGACAAAAGCGGCTGAGCTCATGATGGAGATGCCAAGCCATTTCCTCGTTGACGCCAAGTCCTTAAAAATAGGTCGTAAACTCATCCCTCTCTCCGCAGACGATGACCTCGACGTTGGAGGCTGCCACGTATACATCGCGTTCCCCATGACGCGTGTGGCTTCCGCAGCCAACGCATCCGATATGGCTCGGCTCTTCATGGCCGGCAAGAAACGCTTGAGAAGCTGTGATAATAGGAAAGTGTCTCCAGAGGAGAAGGAGGAAGACGTCAGGTTGATAACGGGGACAAAGCTGAATCTTGAAGATATAGAAGATTTCTCGGCGGTGGAGTTTATGCATCGTATCTCTGTTTCCAAATCTAAGAAGCCAGATTTGGAGACAATTGTCGAAGAAAACGTGTCGTTGTAA
- the LOC130502716 gene encoding uncharacterized protein LOC130502716 encodes MARSLKKSVKLSLRHVRIRSSTSSFKPSSRSIERDQRIEFLGRGENGVREEENDGDNSSEYEEFEEEDVVEGEGEIEEEEEKDNGKSVVSGGNKTECKEEIEEVETVEAAAEEEITEAGNRVMVVVDKVVASTGALEWALKHTLQSHDYLFLLYFSKPFRKGKKKNRKREVKTDELVHTLKKLCQTKRPGIEVEIRRLEGKEKEKGEKIVEEAKEQQVTLLVVGEEKKPPVWRVVKRWGWKKRRGRAGVLKYCLEKASCMTIAVKPKNRKLGGYLITTKRHKNFWLLA; translated from the exons ATGGCTAGATCGCTCAAGAAATCAGTTAAGTTGAGTTTAAGACATGTACGGATCCGTTCTTCAACATCTAGTTTCAAACCGAGTTCTCGTTCCATAGAGAGGGACCAAAGAATCGAGTTTCTTGGAAGAGGAGAAAATGGCGTTAGAGAAGAGGAAAACGATGGTGACAATAGTAGCGAGTATGAAGAATTCGAAGAGGAGGATGTGgtagaaggagaaggagaaatagaagaagaggaggaaaaaGACAATGGAAAAAGCGTTGTAAGCGGTGGCAACAAAACTGAATGCAAAGAAGAGATAGAAGAAGTGGAAACGGTGGAAGCGGCGGCAGAGGAGGAGATCACCGAGGCAGGGAATAgagtgatggtggtggtggataaAGTAGTTGCTTCAACTGGTGCTCTTGAATGGGCTTTGAAGCACACATTACAATCACATGACTATCTTTTCCTCTTATATTTCTCCAAACCTTTTAGAAAAG gcaagaagaagaaccggaAACGTGAAGTTAAGACCGATGAACTCGTCCACACTCTAAAGAAACTCTGCCAAACAAAGCGACCTGGG aTAGAGGTAGAGATAAGAAGACTAgaaggaaaagagaaagagaaaggagagaagATAGTGGAGGAAGCTAAAGAACAACAAGTGACCCTCTTAGTAGtcggagaagaaaagaaaccgCCGGTTTGGAGAGTAGTGAAGCGATGGGGATGGAAGAAACGGCGTGGCCGAGCCGGAGTTCTCAAGTATTGCCTTGAGAAGGCTTCATGTATGACCATTGCGGTTAAACCAAAGAACCGGAAGCTTGGTGGTTACTTGATCACTACCAAACGTCACAAGAACTTTTGGCTCTTGGCTTGA